agaatcaattaatgtttttgaatgttttttttttcattttgatttgtggCTGCCAAGATAAAAATCCTTATTTCCGTTTAATCAAATTAGTCATAGCACCCAGGAAGTTTGAGTCACCCATGCTATGACTCGCGGAGGAGTCAGAATTTACTCACCATATGATGACTTAAAGTTTGTGGTGAAATCTCTATTACTGCAGTAATGTGTGGGAACTGCGTAGCCACtgaaacttttattttccctGTGATCAAATGATGGGAGAAAGTGAGTATATAGCAGAGGTTGTTATTCAAATCCACAAATGTGGTTTATCTCTCACGGGGCTTTCCCCTGTATACACCTCCTGCTCTAGGCCATCATTAGAAATGTAGCATATTGGTACCAGTGAACTGAtaagcagagagacaggaatgATCCAGTTTTTCCGTCCAGGCAGCCAGTAAGAGGAGGACAACCTGCTTTATTGGACTGGACAGGCGCTGGCATCCTGGGGGTGGCTGCTCAGCACTGGCCTTTCACAGAGCTGCCCTTTTCATCTGCACGCGTTAAACGCTCTGCCGGAGCgggggaaaggagggagggaggatgttGGAGAGAACGAGGGatagaaaggaggagagggatgggCTAGTGGGAGGGggaggctgcagctgtgtgaaaaGTCCACTCTGCTCTTTCAAGATAAGCCATATTTTCTGCTTTGCCCTTGCTTAGATGCTCACCCCTGCCCTAAGCCCTTGTTCTGTTAATCTGAGTTGGAATCGCCTAGACCTGAACAGGAACCAACATTTACCTACCAGCTCTCACTCACAGCAGAAATACAAACCAACTGCCATTCAAGAAACTCgtcacctcctccatctctacAACCACTATGGCAGTTTGAACTTTGTGTGTCTCTAAAGCTATGTGTTACAATGGTGCATTAGGTGATATTGAAACTTGGATGTGTTGGCTTTGTAATGTGCACACAGCATTTGCAAGTGAATTGGTTGCATTTATCCATACTGACAGATCTGAATGGACCAAAAAAGCCTTCTGTctgcattcttttttttattgtttgttcaaataaacatgagagtttttaaagcattttaattcAGACGCCATTATAACCATTATAACATCATTATGTTCCTTATGACTTAATTCactataaatgaataaaacatttcaggGGATTTAATTAATCACTAACATTTTTGGAGCTAAAGAACTATTGTAATCAAATTTTAAGTGAGCTTTATTTACTGAGCATATTTCAAATGACATATGAGTAAATGCACCTTCTATCTAACTAATCATCagatacaaaacaaactgaggaaACAATCACCTCAAACACAGTAAACCACAAGACACAAATTTACATGCAGGAAAGACATAAGAAATGTACCTTATCACATAGTCTTGCCTCAGCTGCTCAGCACCCCAAAACAGACCCTCACAAGAAGTGAGCTACCAGTCTGTCACACTTTCCATACTAGGAAAAAATTAAGGATCTTAGGCGGAGagaataaattattattataatcattatgCACCAGGCAAGCCTTTGCAGGCTCTGCACCAGaactgtgcagacacacacacacacacacacacacacacacacacacacacacacacacaatggcagTGAGACAACCTCTGAAATAACAACTGATAATACTGATAATGTAAAGGTACACCAGCCACAAGAATGTCAGTTGTAGGTATAGTGGTGGTCTTAGGACTTAGAGAGTATGAATATGAGTGTGATACACTGCCATGTATGGCTAAATAATTTGTCAGCAGTtctattttaagacattttctctgcttttgaTAATGTTTTCATACTGTTTAAGGTTTTTTTGGTCATAAGAAACATAGCAtctgcctctctcactctctgtcaaTCTTTCCTGCTGTTTTGCTCTGCTCTTTAGCCCCCAGGCATTTAGCAGTTACCtggatgacatcatcagctACCGGTGGGAACTGGAAGAGGGGAAGCCCAACCCACTTAGAGAGGGGCCCTTCGAGAATCTCCCTCCTCGCACTCAGGTGGAACTGCTGCACCGACTCTGCGATTACCGTCTGGATGCTGCTGATGTCTTTGATCTGCTTAAGGTATCTCACCATGAGGATCAGCCTGGACATATATGAAGTCATTTAATAATTCTCCTGGAGTGTTTTACTGTGGGATGAGAGCATGATGTCTAACACAGATAACGTCCAGGACAGTAGCTCAATATTGGCAAATGTATATACTGGTATAAACAAAGGTGTAATTAATGTTCTCTGTCAGTTTACAAATTTTCCTCTCATATTTTGCAGTTTTCCTATGAgataagattttttaaaatgatgcatCAGATTCAATTTACAAATGCACCCTGTTAGATACCGAAAGCGCTTCATGTACATGTATGATTCACGATCGTGTAGGCTCAAAGGAGTGAATGACATCATCCACTAATGACTGATGATTTAAAAACCTAGTCCTAcacatgatttaaaaatgtaacatccccacccccacccttccCCCCCAGGGACTGGATGCAGACAGCCTGAGGGTTGAACCGCTGGGGCAAGATGGAAATGGAGCCCTCTACTGGTATTTTTACGGCACTCGTATGTACAAAGAAGAGCCAGTCAAGAGGAAAGCAGACAAGATCAGGTAAATACCACAGAGTGTGatctcctgtctctgctgagTACACCAAGAATGAATGTTATGTCACTGATCATGTTTTCTGCAGTCAACTAGTGCATGTGGTAAGTGTGTAATTGCAGTTTGACACTTGTTTACAGGCCTGTTATGGGTTAATTATAGAGGTATCTCATTGCTAATCACCCTTGTTAAAAGGCTGTAATTTTAAAGAGCTCTTTTctactttgtgttgttttttccagcagtgaACCCCCTGAACAAACATTaccagagaaaaagaaaaggggaagaCCACCAAAGAAGCGAAAGCTGGAAGACCCTCAGCTAAGgtgaaaactatttttgtttgttgtcagtgCCAACAGCATATTGTAGAGAACTGCTGATGTGTAGTTGTGCATGTGTTGCACAGATGTACTGGTTATGTCAAAAGAATGCCATTGTGGTGTGTGTTGCTGTGCGGTCTTTGAGTGCATAGTAAGGGTTTCATTCAaccatataaatgaaaaaaatatttaaagaacTATTCCCAAGGCCTGGAAAACTTCTTAATCAGGTTGTTGATGATTTGTGTTATCATTTGTTATCATTATCATCTCCAAAAAGCCTAAATGTCATGGAAACATACTGTTATTCAATTGCTCTTACAGTTAAACTATTGCATTTTAAAGTAGTTTTAGTCATTTTGTTCTTTGTAGCAATGGTTGGAATCTATTTATGtcaataattacatttttctttcagtgaggaggaaagagaagtgTCAGAAGTCAAGACAGagaatggactggaggatcCCCCACCAAGCAAAGGTGACAGGATCTCATCAATATAAGCAAcaaatctgtttatttgtgctCTATTTTAACTATAAAGTTTTGACCGCCAGATTCATCGACTTAATTGTCTTTACACATTTTCCCTAGAATCATTAAGCCAATGTTTCTTCTCTTTGCCTCTATCAGGTCGTAAGCGAGGCGTTTGGTCCCTTGTGTGTGATACAGAGGAACAGTGGGTCAAACTGGCAGAAAGCATCAAGGACAAACCCTCCCCACAGGACCGCCACCTCTACCGTGTCATCAGCCAGAACTTCCTGCCCGAGATCAGCAGCATGATTGAGCACAAGGTCAGACACAGACGAGACATTACCATCAGTCCCTGTTACACCTGCTCATATATACTATCTTCTTAAgcctacatttacatttttcacaatattacatttatatagtTTTATCAGCTACTATCCAGAGCTAATGTGTCTGACTACTAGCTCATAAACATCGGGTCCAACCATGGTAGATTTAGTTAACATCTAAAAATATCAACTGACATTTTGCTTCTTACTCTTGCATACTTAGTCaatggagtgtttttttttagtctgtttATTTGCTACAGACAACCAATATACTGTACTAGTTTGAGCAGTATCTATCAAATATCTACCCAAATCCTACTTGGATCTCAACTATTCTAATTTTAACTCTAACCTAACTAACCCACCTCCATTAACTTAATGTTAGGTTCATCAAAGCTTCATTAAAGTCCCTGTTTTGCTGGTTCCTGTTGTTAGTATGGAGAAAAATGCAAGGGTCAGTTAAAGTGAGTAGTTGGAGTACTGGTAATACTCTATGGGTTTGCCACTACAAGTAACCCCTTTTTATTGTATAGGTAGTCATGTTATTcagtgttaatataaaaattatTAAGTTATGGAGCTTGAAAGATTGAACCCAATCTCTGTTTAGCTGCTTTTATGTTCTGCCCTCCAGTAGTTGTTTTGGGATTCTAGCGTCTTACCTGGGATGGCTACAGGACAGGTGGAGTGAAAGAAAGCTGGTCTGTGCTTGCCCTTAATTCTCTGCACCAGCTTGGTAATGAAGTTGGTCCTAGCCTGACTATGAGGAACTACGCTTTCATGCTAGTTTGGCAGAATGATGGCCCATGTTCTGGAGTCAGTCGTTTCTGTGCTTAGCCATACTTTAGGTTCTGTTCATTTGTCTATCATTATCCACTGTGGAATGTGTGTTAAGTACCTCAGCAGGAGATTATAGACATGCTTTTTGCTGTGTTCATAGCAAGCAGGTGTCAGAGTCAGCACTAGCTCACAAATTGTTTCTATAGTTTGCAATGGAATTGATTCCATAATGATTGAATACTATAGGTATTCGAAGCTAGAATAGGTCTCTGATTTTTAGCCTACCTTTTGCAACAAGAGGGTTGGTTTCTTCCCACCCCGTGCTATATAACTAGCACTGACTGTTGCTATAGAAAccctctccatcatcatcagcagtgaAGTAAAGATTCACTGCTGGTTGTTTGATGGGGACAGAGGGGTCACTTCCACTAACAGTCAGTGAAATCACTGTGGTTTTGTCCTTTATAGACTGTACTCAGCTGTACAACTCATACTCACCCTATATATGGCACTCAGAAggccctctgtctctcagtatgGAATATTATTAAAGCActctggtgatttttttttttttttttttaatgatgaaaGCAGCAGTACGGCTGCtacaagtttttgttttggccTGGTCAGTACAGAAGTATCATAGGgactttttgtgtttgtttgctcgCCTGTTAGACTTTAATTTTAGACTTTAATTTATGTAAAAATGAACAAGATAAGTCTTTCCACTTTACATGATCTCTATCAAACATGATCACagcatgaaaaaagaaagattaatGTGATTTTGCTTGAAAGAACTGACTCAATCAAAGGGATGTGCATTCCACTAATATTCTTCTTCCATGAAAATAAAGTCCACTGATGTCAGACAGCAGGAGGTCGCGCTACAACACCCTCTTTATTAATTATATGTTCATCGCACCAACACATTTCACTGTGGTGTTGTACAGAGTCTGTCCTTGATTTAAGACCACATTTAGGTAACAAAGTGAGCTCTAGCAGACAGtcatcttttttcttgtttagtTTTGACTGGTGTCTAATTAAGTACTAAAGCCATTGTAATGTTGAAACTACTTTGAACCTCTCATAAATCCCCCAGTTTACATGAACTTCTGCTTTGAAGAGATGAAGGATGACCAATGTCTTCaagttgttgcttttgtttcacCAGCAAAAGGCAAATTTTACCTGTTGAATGATTTCAGATATGTACCATTCATCAATATAGTGGGCATAGCATTATGTGTTATACTTTACATACGTATATCCATCtttatgtgggtgtgttcattgAAGCGTGTCCAATACACAGCGTGTGTAGTCTTTTTTGAGTCCTTCCCTCCACATGTCTCAGGCTGCTGTCACCAGCCATTTCATGGGGCACTGACAGCAGGCGGGAGCTCACCTTGAGGCAGAATGGAGCCTCTTGAATGACAgctctgctgtgctgcaggATTCTCTCGACCTCTCTAAGTGGTGACACCAGAGGCactctgtcttgtgtgtgttggatgaAGGGGGGGAGGTTAGTGCTGGTGGTAATGTGGATAGGAATTGTAGAACCCCAGGATATGTCAGTGCTTCACACTAAGACAAGGCAGAGATGGAGTGGGCACAGAAGAGTTGTGGAGGGCAGTGCAGATCAGATCGTgaacatctgtcttttttcttctctcttctcactctctttatttcttttctctgcttctcactTTCCACCCACATCTTCCttcctcattttcctcctcacctGCAGACATACACAAGCTTCATACAGCTGCTAAAGCATTTTTATATCTCCTGTAGTTGTTTTATAGATGGCCAGAAGCTTGACTGTGACATACCTCTGTGCTGTTGCTCCCCCGGGGTGACAGTTATTCACAGTCGTGCTTCCCTGATGAACTCTGACATGAGCTGCAGAGGCCAGTCCCTGTTATAGACAGGCTTTCAAGGGATCTGCTTAGAGCTCTCTGTTGGCTGGTGTTTCCCTCCTTTACTGTGTGCTTTATCTGGAGCACTGATATGTCATGAAGGattataaactttatttttaagatGCATGCTGAGGAATTAAAGATATTGTGATCAAATGTTCCATGATTGGCTGTCTGGTGTCATACCACTGAGTAGTGCAAGTGTCAAACTGGACAGCATGCCTTTACACTACCCCCCCAATCATTAAAAATGATCAGTAGAGCCACAGGGGACCCACATGGTTTAATTTCTTTCTGTAAACTTGGCTGTCACCCCCAGGGGAAGGTGGGGAAATGTAAGCAGCAGAGTAGAGAGGGTGACTTGGGGGAGGGGATAGCAGAGCCAGTGACCTCTCAATGCTCAATGCTTCTCCACAACTCCCCAGGGCCTGTCAGTGTGTTGGCTTGTCTGTGATGGTTCTCCATCAATCTGTCTTGAAGGCtcaataattaattcatttactgtaaaaattagtcattttcataaacagtgtgaaattcagagaattaaaaaagaagCTGTAATAGTAGAGGAAAATGAGAATTGAAAATATAAGACattactgataataataataatcactcttttcatttgaaaaatataacTGCTGAACAATTTCAGTTGTTTACTGTTACTTCACTTATTGGACTTAGTTCCAACCTAGTATCACCCTTTTGTCTAGATACAGATCATGGATACACTGAACAGGAATGTCACAGAACAGGCATAAAGTGCAGAactgaacttttctttttctctttactttttcttcagGAGCGGGAGCAGAAACTGAAACTTCTAGACCCAACCCCAGTTCGCACATCACAGCGGTTCTCTGAAAAACACGTTAAGCAAGAGgacgaggtgtgtgtgtttgtctgtgtatatgttttGGTGTAGTATTGAAGACTGAAGGTACACTACTGCAGGTGAACTCCTATGGCAGTAGCATAATAAAATATCCAAATCGCAGACATAGTCTGTAGGGATTTTTTGGGAATGGGTTTGTACATGTCTTTTGCCTTGGTTGCCACTTTCCATTATTCCTAGTCTTGTATGCACAAGAGTGATATAGAGATATCCAACTTTGAGCTCCCACATATTCATTGCAAACTGCCCTGCCATGAGTCCATAATTaatatgcttgtgtgtgtgtgtgtattcaggaCAATCTGAAGGCAGTAACAGAggatgagaagaagaaagatgaaGAGCTGGACAGGCAGGTACTGCTGGCTGAGCAGCGACGAGAAGAGGAGAGGCTTCTGCAAGAGGAACGGCAGCGCGAGAAGATGGAAAAGATCAAAGCTGTGGAAGGTAAGATGGATGGCTACACAGATAGATGGAACACAAATAAATGGAAAGTTGTACATCTGTTTGTGCAAAGAACCTGTAATTTCAGTTCTAAAAAAATATTACTGAGGTCAACACTGCAGCAACCTCATACTGGttacaaaacaaagaaatgaagcaAAGTACCCAAAGTCAAATATCAAGGAGCAGCAATAATTTCATAGTCTTTCATCAGCAACCTGTCAGAAGCAGGTAGGGGGCTTTCATACTCTTCTTCCAACTCAGGGATCAAGGGCAGAATGTATTGTAAAGGGCACCCCATGCACAGGCTTTCACATTTCCATTGCTGTGGTTTGGCTCTTAACGGCTGAAAAATCTGCAGTAGCATAGCGGCACTGGAAGCCTTGTGATTTATGTATAGTACACAGAGACTGTGAGAGGGAATGTTCAGGGCCTTTAATCACAGGAtcacttctttttctccctccctctgatgTCATCTGTCAAGGGTTAATGAACTGCTGATTGTGCTTCAGTGGAAGAGCCTCATTAATGTATTATAGATGAACAGCAGGACCTGGCCTGCTCTCTGTGTGGATTGCATATGTGGAATCCTCCCTCAAACATCTTTAATCCACGCGGCAGGGGGGCTGGCAGGCCTCTCTGCCTTTCATGTTAAAAAGATAAAGCAGCGATACATATGCACTTtccctgctctgttctgctctttTGATCAGCTGGGCCTAAGAAAAGATGGCTGATGAATCGCTCTCCTTCTACttatctgagctgctgctgtctctgatGGTGAAGGCCTGGTTTTCATTGACTCCACTGACAGCCTCAATGGGCAGAAAGGGCAATTTAAACTGTAACTCAAGAGCCTgaaaaagcaattaaaacatTGTTTGCATGAAACCACCAGAGACtggtgtattttattgtttgcgCCTCTAATTGCCCCCGTGTTCATCCTTCTCTCTAAGAACGAGCAAAGAGGCGGAAGATGCGAGAGGAAAAGGCCTGGTTATTGTCTCAAGGAAAAGACCTGCCACCTGAACTCCTGAATCTGGAGCCTTCCTCCCCTGTCCACAGAACACGCAGGAATAAGGAATTGTAAGGAGGCTTTGTTCATTTGACAGCAGATTTCACTTCCTACTTAAATGACTCAGTGATTCTTTTTTGTAACACGTGCTATATTTGACATTACAGCTATGAAATTGATGACGACTACACTGCTTTATACAAAGGTATGCTCACAGAATGGTTACTGGAGGCTGTTTCTTTATCTCAATCCACATTAATGCCTGGTCTAACGTCTGATCTGATCTAATCTCTCTTCTTCAGTACTTGAGGCCCTGAAAGCCCATAAAGATGCTTGGCCTTTCCTGGAGCCTGTGGATGACTCCTATGCCCCCAATTACCACGAGATCATCCAGGTACAAattactgttattgttttcaCTAATAGTGTTTGAGTGATATTGAGTTTATGTTTGTGCGTGTTTGGTTCACATCCTAACTAATGTATTCATATGCAAATATCTATACCGCATGAGGTTTTAATTGTTTGTAACTGTATTATTCCAATCCCCTCAGACTCCCATGGACCTGTCCACCATTGAGAGGAAGCTCAATGATGGAGAGTACGTTGCTAAGGAGGACTTTGTTGCTGACGTGAAGCTCATGTTTGAAAACTGCATGGAGTACAATGGAGAAGACAGTGGTAAATGAACACAACAGCATGAACACAAACCAGCTCCACTTCAGAAATCCAGTTCCCTCCATTAACAGTTTGTCTCAGCATAATGCATCAAAATCACTTTGAGTAGGTGTATCTTGTGAGAAAGAAGTGCATATATGCATTTTTGGGGGTGAGAGGCAGGGGGtgagagtgggagaaagagcaaaagaaagGGGGCCGGACTTATTGGTGTGTTGGGGCCGGGGCCAGGGCAGCCTTGACAGTGATTAATGGGGAGTGATTGAGCTGTGCTCCAGTGCTCAGGGGGATCTGAGCCCTGCAGTGCCAGAGAAACATTCCAGCCCCTAAGCCCCCTGTCTGGAGCCATCCATCCAACTGAATACCCTCCCAGGGACAGGGGGAGGAGAGtggttgtggggtgggggggtgctgcaggaggaggaggaggaagggctTGAAGGAGCAGGGGTCAACCTACGCCCTCTGACCTGGTCAGTTGGTCAGCATGAGCTGAGAACAGAGGAGCAAGTGTATGTCTATGAGTACATGCCATGCATATCGTTCTGCAGTGTTTGAGTGGTAGGGAGTGACTGTGAGATGGAGTGAggttgtgtatgtatgtgtgaaaggGAGGGAGTGAATGAAAAGTTAATATTTGAGTGTACATGAGTGGATATGCTGCAGGTATGCGATTTgaatgtgtcactgtgtttataGGGGTGCAGAAAATGTGGTTGTGTATAAagagcttttgtgtgtgttatcagtATGAGCATACctgatgttgatgtttgtcTCTTTCCAGAGTACACCATCATGGCAGAGTCTTTAGAACGGTGTTTTAGTCGGGCCCTATTAAAACACTTTCCATCAGAGGATGGTGACACAGACGAGGAATTTCACATCAGTCGAGAAGACAAGGAGCGCAAGGACAAAAAGCGCAACCGTAGCAGTAAACATTTGGGACCTGAAAGTCTCATCAAGGCCACTGAACAAGTCCAACGTAAGCGAAACTCCCAGGGGGGCAAGGGCAGCACACCCTCTGAGGAAGAGGACAACAGGCTGACACgaccacctcctccccctcactgGGCCAATAGCCCCCATCACCCCCACACCATGCATCCGAACCAACAACGCATTCATGAAGGAGACATTAGGGGCATCTATCATCCAGGGCAACAGGTATTGATGGGATGACCTTTCTTGTTTTTGAAATTCCTCTATATTTCTAAAAAACCTGTTAACTACACTAATTTGTCACTTATTCATCACAATATTAACAccttagtcttttttttttggtctgatAAGCACAAGAACATCAATAGCAAATTCTCTTTATTATCTTACCAGCTCCGTCATCCACCTGGTCCCCCTGGTCCTCATGGTCCACACATGTATGCCCAAAGAATGGCTATGGATCCCCGCTTCGCCTACCCAGCTCACATTCCCAGGCATGGAGACCCCAACCTGAACCGCTTGCCCCGCAACTTTAACATGCAGGTATAAATGACTGTAATATTGTGTGGGCGAGTACATACTCATCACATCATGATATACTGTTAATagtgtaaaaaagaaaattgtcaGATTAGCTACCTCTTCTCATTGTCATGAATCATCAACTCCTCTCTTCTGTTCTGTTATCTTCATCTTTTAACTGCACTATCAACAGAttacaaacatgtttatttgtaGCATTTTATTACAGCAGTCACTTATACCTATTTTTTTCATAAAGTTTTCCAAACTTATTTTTGTAAATCCTAAATCTGAATATCTTCATCTTCCTTtatgttcttgtgtgtgtgtgtgtgtgtgtgtgtgtgtgtgtatgtgtgtatttatttgtgtgtgtatactgatCAAAACCctaacaagattttttttttttttttttttttttttttttttttagcatcgCATGGTTGATGGACATCACATGGGTCCCAGGTATCAAATGGGTCCAGATCCtaaccagcagcagcctccacaccagcagcagcacccctACATGGGTCCAACTCATGGTCCATCTTTAGGCCCACGTCCCGTGGCCCTGCAGCCTGGACCTCCTCCTGAAGCCAGCATGTACCCATCCCACCACCATTCAGAGAGCCACCCCATGCATCCCATGGGCAACAGATTTTCAGGACCAGATGGACCACCTCAGCACAACTACCCAGGCTTGAGGCCTCCTGGTGTGGGCCTATCGAACATGTGGACTGGTATGAATCACCAGGAGAGACCCAATGGGATGCGCATGCAAGATCCCAACATGGTGAACCAGCGCAACTTTAGCTACGGTGGAGTCCCACCTCCAGTGGGACATAAACCATGGCCAGAAGCTGCTGGATaccctcaccctcctcccaATGCCCAGTATCAAATGTCTGCAGGGGTCAGCACCCAGGGGCCCATGTCCTCACGTCCCCCTGTTCCCCACCCAGACTCCTCTGGTAGGACACGCTTGGCTTCTATGCTGGAAAGCCCCGAGATGCTGgccctgcagcagctgtcagcCTCTTCTGGACCCCCTGCTGGTGCCCCTCATCAGCACATGGGCAACTTTCAGCAGCCTGGGCCCCCATCAGGAATTGGCAGCATCCCAGCTCACCCCTCTCAGCAGCCTCCCCCTGCCCCTGAGGTTCAGCTGCTGCGTCCTGCTAGAGACAATGGGCCAGACAGCCAGCCTTCCCAACAGACGGACATGCAGCCCAAAGGTAGACCTGACCTTCTCCTGTAGTATTTCACCAGCTGTTTATATTCTGCATGAAGGAACCCAAGCACAGTCTAACCTTTTTCTGCACACACATTCTTTCTAGACTGTAGTGTCTCAGTTTGTTAACCAGCACAGAACACATCTTTGTCGTCCCAcccaatccccccccccccatcaagcgctttttgcattttcattttaattatttttcacagtAAGTGGCAAATTGAATATTCATTAgtttagtgaaatatcttgCTGGTTGCTACAAGGTACAGAAGAGATGACATGTCATCAGTTAAGCTTCACTAGCAACcctaaaaatgtgtttgcatcTTCACTGTAAAGCAATGGAACAGGACACAAgttagtttttaatttacaggttttgtattgttcttgttttatattttttgacacaacCTTATTCTTATAATTGTAGTCAGTCAATCTTTAAAGCTCACTCCCCTCTGTTACTTTTTAATGCTAACTCCTCTTTCATCATTCTGTATGTTAACAGGCACAACACCAGagaacaaaatggctgccaacAACATTTGTAATGAAGCttcaacacacaaaaacactgtttcaaTTAATCAAGAGCACCCGCCCAACCCTAGTCCCACAGGATGCCACAGTGGGGCAGCAGAGGGAATGCAGAGCCCCCCAGGCCCTAACTTGAGCAGATCACAAGAGAATCCGCCAGGCCTCCTGCAGAGTTCAACAGAGGGCCACAAGCAGGAGGTCGATAGGCCACTGTCCTCCTCAACACAATAGTGCCACTACTGTTTCATCCCAACTCAACGCAAGTAACATCAACTCCACTGATCCCACTCCGCCCAACCCCCCTCAGCATGCACAGAACAGTCCACAGCAAAATGCACTTCTTCCCCAGAATGTACTGCCACTGCATGTATCAGCATCCCAGAATCCCACTCAGCAAATGTCAGAGAACAACTTACCACACATGCAGAATGCACATCAGCAAAGTGAACACCAGCAGAACGtccaaaaacagcagcagcaacctcAGGCAACCCAGAGTACCCCCCCACAATGCCACCCTCCTAGCTCTCCCCAGCTGCTGACCCAGAATGCTCAGCAACACAATTCTCTGCTACCTCCTCATCATGTCCCCCAAAATATCTCTCCACAACGTCCAACACAGAACAGCCCCATGCATGGGATGCCACAGAGTGCCACACAAGGAGCCCAGCCTGGACCTCCTCAGCCAGCTCCTCTCACATCTTTGCCACCCAGTCATCCTACCCCACTATTACCCTCCCAGCCTAGCCCGGCAGACCATGGGAATCAAAGACCTTGTGAACCT
Above is a window of Lates calcarifer isolate ASB-BC8 linkage group LG10, TLL_Latcal_v3, whole genome shotgun sequence DNA encoding:
- the LOC108901823 gene encoding LOW QUALITY PROTEIN: chromatin remodeling regulator CECR2 (The sequence of the model RefSeq protein was modified relative to this genomic sequence to represent the inferred CDS: deleted 1 base in 1 codon) produces the protein MSQGCTISVEEIQSWWEVPAIAHFCSLFRTAFNLPDFEIEELEKALSEQDLDFLGDLIACLLQGCYQRTDITPQAFSSYLDDIISYRWELEEGKPNPLREGPFENLPPRTQVELLHRLCDYRLDAADVFDLLKGLDADSLRVEPLGQDGNGALYWYFYGTRMYKEEPVKRKADKISSEPPEQTLPEKKKRGRPPKKRKLEDPQLSEEEREVSEVKTENGLEDPPPSKGRKRGVWSLVCDTEEQWVKLAESIKDKPSPQDRHLYRVISQNFLPEISSMIEHKEREQKLKLLDPTPVRTSQRFSEKHVKQEDEDNLKAVTEDEKKKDEELDRQVLLAEQRREEERLLQEERQREKMEKIKAVEERAKRRKMREEKAWLLSQGKDLPPELLNLEPSSPVHRTRRNKEFYEIDDDYTALYKVLEALKAHKDAWPFLEPVDDSYAPNYHEIIQTPMDLSTIERKLNDGEYVAKEDFVADVKLMFENCMEYNGEDSEYTIMAESLERCFSRALLKHFPSEDGDTDEEFHISREDKERKDKKRNRSSKHLGPESLIKATEQVQRKRNSQGGKGSTPSEEEDNRLTRPPPPPHWANSPHHPHTMHPNQQRIHEGDIRGIYHPGQQLRHPPGPPGPHGPHMYAQRMAMDPRFAYPAHIPRHGDPNLNRLPRNFNMQHRMVDGHHMGPRYQMGPDPNQQQPPHQQQHPYMGPTHGPSLGPRPVALQPGPPPEASMYPSHHHSESHPMHPMGNRFSGPDGPPQHNYPGLRPPGVGLSNMWTGMNHQERPNGMRMQDPNMVNQRNFSYGGVPPPVGHKPWPEAAGYPHPPPNAQYQMSAGVSTQGPMSSRPPVPHPDSSGRTRLASMLESPEMLALQQLSASSGPPAGAPHQHMGNFQQPGPPSGIGSIPAHPSQQPPPAPEVQLLRPARDNGPDSQPSQQTDMQPKGTTPENKMAANNICNEASTHKNTVSINQEHPPNPSPTGCHSGAAEGMQSPPGPNLSRSQENPPGLLQSSTEGHKQEVDRPLSSSTNSATTVSSQLNASNINSTDPTPPNPPQHAQNSPQQNALLPQNVLPLHVSASQNPTQQMSENNLPHMQNAHQQSEHQQNVQKQQQQPQATQSTPPQCHPPSSPQLLTQNAQQHNSLLPPHHVPQNISPQRPTQNSPMHGMPQSATQGAQPGPPQPAPLTSLPPSHPTPLLPSQPSPADHGNQRPCEPTSRADTEATAVPPQHTMMKPGPPNGIYKHQNFSPNHHQTQLVGSNAGMQAQRGPSPGHNPAIPPNSQGQVNGAMGPYSMGNPPHPHYSQTNMTRSMPPSAHHPYHNQATNPLHNAAHHPTYHQQGGTAYSYHMPGQQHPQAHPNMYPPHQYQQQHYYPQPHPQAQTHNQASGRGGYPPEEWHRPHYQPRQPMPPNAFLPAASARGNGQSKESSVSPLGSEGSSRASLVSPGPVSEAGPHPGGPEEGRGENRVQSSGGGSSGGSPARQAQTESSERPESPKEILDLDSHNAAARRRSAHPPQQQRPPASAAHMASGFMYDPRAMHPGMQQGGVPPPHLMSQARGVGNGGSYPGQPYPDPGRYAAQRPHPHLMEALQRPQQLPYSPGQTRMAMFRHHRPTGHFQGMMIQQRGLAPEHFLHPGQQMMAAPGGPSSKQGV